Proteins from one Rosa chinensis cultivar Old Blush chromosome 7, RchiOBHm-V2, whole genome shotgun sequence genomic window:
- the LOC112180209 gene encoding uncharacterized protein LOC112180209 encodes MKIGCDVDGNLNQGKFSAPMPWIGIYVTAASLACLVTMAADVIHGIRHRKLWFPCKYFSINATSLTLIAVAIKLSVDLNTAMPSRQDQLAKLSSSVLVCTVIGNSMPSLGAMENEELFMNVMAFGILVVTLIVNICIQLATGAIFVFWKEHACVMFIMLVLLIMLSFSALTVPICKRYLEHKYSKRYQLALKESSNETGKRLVCKIREDLMKYWMMAHTSSPQFVMGRSATCTASGAICLLSSLILAEAILRTYLMPWSFKFCSGESDYKWSTTLVLVTQTVAVAVGTIAPASRWFIAINFRCAKRGNATYKGEFKVEKYWIQGLVELKDCPLTLRIRSRHCRKLAHDTKNKLLDLCIGMQKGNVIMSKAIRLISIFFVSKILICCDFCKEWKKNFKCNTVFNDSSLESSQSSSSLEHLTCYVLHLEGEDALVAHMTKSNCDATDHWFQRGRRSEPKHLIKLLEKSTFSQGFKGVAAFDNDKVPSLDGEEPPNCWALPVATLASIALALPNSSSSSIKGLMRGVNEGLMYINFIENHLESKDLTNIRKAATHVWLGVDLYHTWLDVDLRRLSLQGKSSEEILEELSETAKVKFEESKKSQTAINACIRDTPSKWPVKELAANSMYRICQTILLNHRGSIDQTDERLFEVLTVMIADILGACLTNFQEVISTKCLNSTIEDRAKSVRHAVHMLGETEKILNILDQSIPRSLEPHQISSIDEWRLSLKREDPWAFPSSSSSENDGASPVSNDFYLSIE; translated from the coding sequence ATGAAAATCGGCTGCGACGTCGATGGGAACCTCAACCAGGGAAAGTTCAGTGCCCCTATGCCTTGGATTGGGATTTATGTAACAGCAGCATCCTTGGCATGTCTAGTTACAATGGCTGCAGATGTCATCCATGGCATTCGTCACCGGAAACTCTGGTTTCCTTGCAAGTACTTCTCAATCAATGCAACTTCTCTGACCCTGATAGCTGTGGCAATCAAATTGTCAGTGGATCTAAACACCGCTATGCCTAGCCGCCAGGATCAGCTTGCGAAGCTCAGCAGCTCGGTCTTGGTCTGCACAGTAATAGGTAATTCTATGCCTTCCCTTGGAGCTATGGAAAATGAAGAACTATTCATGAATGTTATGGCTTTTGGAATATTGGTAGTTACCCTTATTGTGAATATCTGCATCCAATTAGCTACTGGTGCAATCTTTGTTTTCTGGAAGGAGCATGCTTGTGTTATGTTCATCATGCTTGTTTTGCTTATCATGCTGAGTTTCTCTGCTTTAACTGTTCCGATTTGTAAGCGTTACTTAGAGCACAAGTACAGCAAGAGGTATCAATTAGCTCTGAAAGAGAGCTCAAATGAAACTGGTAAAAGACTTGTTTGCAAAATTAGGGAGGATCTGATGAAATATTGGATGATGGCTCATACCTCTAGCCCCCAGTTTGTTATGGGTCGATCAGCGACATGCACAGCTTCTGGAGCAATCTGTCTCTTGAGTTCCCTGATTCTAGCAGAGGCCATACTTCGAACTTACTTGATGCCCTGGTCATTTAAATTTTGTAGCGGTGAGTCTGACTACAAGTGGTCGACCACTTTGGTTCTTGTTACACAgacagtagcagtagcagtaggaACAATTGCTCCAGCATCTAGATGGTTCATCGCCATAAACTTCAGGTGTGCAAAAAGAGGAAATGCAACCTACAAAGGAGAATTTAAAGTAGAAAAGTACTGGATCCAGGGACTAGTGGAGTTGAAAGACTGTCCATTAACTTTAAGAATCAGAAGCAGGCACTGCAGGAAACTTGCTCATGACACAAAAAATAAACTTTTGGACTTGTGTATTGGAATGCAGAAAGGAAATGTCATAATGAGCAAAGCAATTCGGCttatttccattttctttgtaaGCAAGATCTTGATATGCTGCGACTTCTGCAAGGAGTGGAAGAAGAATTTCAAATGCAACACTGTTTTCAACGACTCGAGCCTAGAGTCATCACAATCGAGCTCAAGCTTAGAACATCTTACCTGTTATGTTTTGCATCTTGAAGGGGAGGATGCATTAGTTGCGCACATGACGAAAAGCAATTGTGATGCTACTGATCATTGGTTCCAGAGGGGAAGGAGAAGTGAGCCTAAACATCTGATCAAATTGTTGGAGAAATCGACATTTTCACAAGGATTTAAAGGAGTAGCAGCTTTCGACAACGACAAAGTTCCCTCTCTAGATGGTGAAGAACCTCCAAATTGTTGGGCTCTACCAGTTGCAACACTAGCCAGTATTGCTCTTGCACTTCCAAACAGCAGCAGTTCTTCGATAAAAGGGTTAATGCGTGGTGTAAACGAAGGGCTCATGTACATAAATTTCATTGAAAATCACCTGGAAAGTAAAGATCTTACCAACATTAGGAAGGCAGCAACCCATGTCTGGCTAGGAGTCGATCTCTATCACACATGGCTGGATGTGGATCTCCGTAGACTGTCACTTCAGGGGAAAAGCTCAGAGGAAATACTTGAAGAACTTTCTGAAACTGCAAAGGTCAAATTCGAAGAATCTAAAAAGAGCCAAACAGCTATAAATGCATGTATCAGAGATACTCCTTCGAAATGGCCCGTAAAGGAATTAGCTGCTAATTCCATGTATAGGATATGTCAAACCATTCTGCTAAACCATAGAGGCAGCATCGATCAAACAGATGAAAGACTATTTGAAGTACTGACAGTCATGATCGCTGACATTCTTGGTGCCTGTCTCACTAACTTTCAGGAAGTTATAAGCACAAAGTGTTTGAACAGCACCATTGAAGATAGGGCAAAAAGTGTGAGGCATGCAGTTCACATGCTAGGGGAAACTGAAAAGATACTGAATATTCTAGACCAGAGCATTCCCCGAAGTTTGGAACCTCACCAAATTTCATCGATTGATGAGTGGCGTTTGTCACTCAAAAGGGAAGACCCTTGGGCCTtcccttcttcatcttcatcagagAATGACGGAGCCTCTCCTGTTTCAAATGACTTCTACCTGAGCATTGAATAG